The proteins below are encoded in one region of Brachyspira intermedia PWS/A:
- a CDS encoding sulfide/dihydroorotate dehydrogenase-like FAD/NAD-binding protein, translated as MGYKIVAREQWSEKVFMMKVLAPDIAKHRKAGNFIIFRLDEKGERVPLTIADADAEAGTITIVTQSIGYSTTKLMGLKVGDEILDIIGPLGQPTHIEKKDGIVLGVGGGVGIAPLHPIVEAHHKAGNKVISILGARDKSLIIMEDMMKKISDEVLICTDNGSYGEKGLVTDMITRIYERGEKISEVIAIGPAIMMKFVAMLTKKYNLPTVVSLNPIMIDGTGMCGCCRVKVGDQTKFACVEGPEFDGHLIDFDLLMKRQAMYKKEEHECNLKLAN; from the coding sequence ATGGGCTATAAAATAGTTGCCAGAGAGCAATGGTCAGAAAAAGTTTTCATGATGAAAGTACTAGCTCCGGATATTGCTAAACATCGTAAAGCTGGTAATTTTATAATATTCAGACTAGATGAGAAAGGTGAAAGAGTACCCCTAACTATAGCTGATGCTGACGCAGAAGCTGGTACTATTACTATAGTTACTCAAAGTATAGGATATTCAACTACTAAACTTATGGGACTTAAAGTTGGTGATGAAATATTGGATATCATAGGACCATTAGGTCAACCTACTCATATAGAAAAAAAAGATGGTATAGTTTTAGGTGTCGGCGGCGGTGTAGGTATTGCTCCTTTACATCCTATAGTAGAAGCTCATCATAAAGCTGGTAATAAAGTTATTTCTATATTGGGTGCTAGAGATAAATCACTTATCATTATGGAAGATATGATGAAAAAAATATCTGATGAAGTTCTTATCTGTACTGATAATGGAAGTTACGGCGAAAAAGGTCTTGTAACTGATATGATTACTAGAATATATGAAAGAGGCGAAAAAATTTCTGAAGTTATAGCTATAGGCCCTGCTATTATGATGAAATTTGTTGCTATGCTTACAAAAAAATATAATCTTCCTACTGTTGTTAGCTTAAACCCTATCATGATAGACGGTACTGGTATGTGCGGATGCTGCAGAGTTAAAGTAGGAGATCAAACTAAATTTGCATGCGTTGAAGGTCCTGAATTTGACGGACATTTAATTGATTTTGATCTTCTTATGAAAAGACAGGCTATGTACAAAAAAGAAGAGCATGAATGCAATTTAAAATTAGCTAATTAA
- the rplS gene encoding 50S ribosomal protein L19, translating into MDQQIRLVEAKYKKEAILPFEIGDTVKVWVKIIEGDRERLQAYEGTVISIRGKGINKSFIVRKISYGVGVERIFLLNSPRIDHVDIIRKAKVRRAKLYYLRNKVGKKARLVERLGVKIPKHSDLIKNTTEENTAVEENNTSSAE; encoded by the coding sequence ATGGATCAACAGATAAGATTAGTAGAAGCAAAATATAAAAAAGAAGCCATACTACCTTTTGAAATAGGTGATACAGTAAAAGTATGGGTAAAAATTATCGAGGGCGATAGAGAAAGATTACAGGCTTATGAAGGTACTGTGATTTCTATTCGCGGAAAAGGAATTAATAAAAGTTTTATTGTTAGAAAAATATCTTACGGCGTAGGCGTTGAAAGAATATTCTTATTGAATTCTCCTAGAATAGATCATGTTGATATCATAAGAAAAGCTAAAGTAAGAAGAGCTAAACTTTACTATCTTAGAAATAAAGTTGGTAAAAAAGCCCGCTTAGTAGAAAGATTAGGTGTAAAAATACCTAAACATTCAGATTTAATAAAAAATACTACTGAAGAAAATACGGCAGTAGAAGAAAATAATACTTCTTCAGCAGAATAA
- a CDS encoding LacI family DNA-binding transcriptional regulator, translating to MNDNVIELKNLKRVTQKEIAKRLGISRTTVARAINGSEFIKEETKSKILELASELNYEKNYIGSSLANQKEKTVHCLIANSFNEFYTKEIVRGLNTIQKEYSIYNYNLKITPTEIHSPDKQIETLKNILEKGNIDGLIITPLNREVIHNILKPYFGKINIISIGTRLSENIPHVGPNHIKQGSIVAGIVSNLLRDNEKLLIIDNGDDNISSGMYLEGFLQRIKYTKIDIIGPIYCGNIEDSIHTIKKICSKDNIKGIYINRYAQEIYDMIDKSILKDKKIVTHGMAESIKNLIKSGIISFTVMEGVFMEGYNAGKMMFEMIYKKNVSTNWEVSDSKIIFLENLQN from the coding sequence ATGAACGATAATGTAATAGAATTGAAAAACCTAAAAAGAGTAACGCAGAAAGAAATAGCTAAAAGACTTGGAATAAGCCGAACAACTGTAGCCAGAGCTATAAACGGAAGCGAGTTTATAAAAGAAGAAACTAAATCCAAAATATTAGAATTGGCTTCAGAGCTGAATTATGAAAAAAATTATATAGGAAGCTCTTTAGCAAATCAAAAAGAAAAAACAGTCCATTGCCTTATAGCTAATTCTTTTAATGAATTCTACACAAAAGAAATAGTACGGGGACTTAATACTATTCAAAAAGAATATTCTATATATAATTATAATCTAAAAATAACCCCAACAGAAATACATTCTCCAGATAAGCAGATAGAAACTCTAAAAAATATCTTAGAAAAAGGTAATATTGACGGTTTAATAATAACGCCTTTAAATAGAGAAGTAATACATAATATACTAAAACCATATTTCGGTAAAATCAATATAATATCTATAGGAACAAGATTATCTGAAAATATACCTCATGTAGGTCCTAATCATATAAAACAAGGCTCTATAGTAGCTGGAATAGTTTCTAATCTTTTGAGGGATAATGAAAAACTTCTTATTATAGATAATGGCGATGATAATATTTCTTCAGGAATGTATTTAGAAGGCTTTTTACAAAGAATAAAATATACTAAAATAGATATTATAGGACCTATTTACTGCGGAAATATAGAAGACAGCATACATACTATAAAAAAAATATGTTCTAAAGATAATATCAAAGGAATTTATATCAATAGATATGCTCAGGAAATTTATGATATGATAGATAAAAGCATATTGAAAGACAAGAAAATAGTTACTCATGGTATGGCAGAAAGCATCAAAAACTTAATAAAATCAGGCATAATATCATTTACTGTTATGGAAGGCGTATTCATGGAAGGATACAATGCCGGTAAAATGATGTTTGAAATGATATACAAGAAAAATGTTAGTACTAATTGGGAGGTTTCTGATTCTAAAATAATATTTTTAGAGAATTTACAAAATTAA
- a CDS encoding LemA family protein, whose amino-acid sequence MRGSAVAVIFIIVNIIAISIFMIVSTTSIKESILSEEKLSRESLDSILDTYYKKNIASENYYNAVSVIPKIDIYVLHSLSNYIERIKSIEADSTLIEKPLTFQEYQYIQARITENINKINYTARNYPVLRTNQNYIAALNEMRPIIEDEKKYISTYNDHVLEYNRLTTTPPSSIVAGIMGKFPFLKFETGTNIIAQTSHMFQ is encoded by the coding sequence ATGAGAGGTTCTGCGGTAGCAGTAATATTTATTATAGTGAATATAATAGCTATCAGCATATTTATGATAGTTTCCACCACTTCTATAAAAGAATCTATTTTATCAGAAGAAAAATTATCCAGAGAATCATTGGACTCTATATTAGATACTTATTATAAAAAAAATATAGCCTCAGAAAATTATTATAATGCAGTATCCGTAATACCAAAAATAGATATATATGTACTGCATTCTTTAAGCAATTATATAGAAAGAATAAAATCAATAGAAGCTGATTCTACTTTGATAGAAAAGCCATTAACATTTCAGGAATATCAGTATATACAGGCAAGAATAACAGAGAATATAAATAAAATTAATTATACAGCAAGAAATTACCCTGTTTTAAGAACAAATCAAAACTATATAGCAGCATTAAATGAAATGCGTCCTATAATAGAAGATGAAAAAAAATATATATCCACTTATAATGATCATGTATTAGAATATAACAGGCTTACAACAACTCCTCCTTCAAGCATTGTAGCCGGTATAATGGGAAAATTTCCTTTCTTAAAATTTGAAACAGGAACTAATATTATAGCACAAACTTCACATATGTTTCAATAA
- a CDS encoding basic amino acid ABC transporter substrate-binding protein, with translation MFKNNIIKIVVALSIVLVLFISCQKKEEKNKLYVGTNAEFEPFEYREGDKIVGFDMDLIAEAANLIGKEIEIVDMQFDGLLPALEAKKIDIIAAGMTATEERKKFVNFTDPYYNSKQSIVVQAANTDITSFDNFTGKKVGVVLGYTGDILVSEMPNVEVQKFNNTAETILALKSQKVDAVVLDYEPAKNYVAQNTELKLVETDAAVEEYSIAMRKEDTELLAQMNDALKTLKENGTYDALISKYFGK, from the coding sequence ATGTTTAAGAATAATATTATAAAAATAGTTGTGGCTTTATCAATAGTTTTAGTTCTATTTATAAGCTGTCAAAAGAAAGAAGAAAAAAACAAATTGTATGTAGGTACTAATGCAGAATTTGAGCCTTTTGAATACAGAGAAGGTGATAAAATAGTTGGTTTTGATATGGATTTAATAGCAGAAGCAGCTAATTTAATAGGTAAAGAAATAGAAATAGTGGATATGCAATTTGATGGTCTTCTTCCTGCTTTAGAAGCTAAAAAGATAGATATTATTGCTGCAGGTATGACAGCAACTGAGGAAAGAAAAAAGTTTGTTAATTTTACAGATCCTTATTATAATTCAAAACAATCTATAGTAGTTCAGGCTGCAAATACAGATATAACTTCTTTTGATAATTTTACAGGTAAGAAAGTAGGTGTTGTTTTAGGATATACAGGAGACATATTGGTAAGCGAAATGCCTAATGTAGAAGTTCAAAAATTCAATAATACTGCAGAAACAATATTAGCTTTGAAATCTCAGAAAGTTGATGCTGTTGTATTAGATTATGAGCCTGCTAAAAATTATGTAGCTCAGAATACTGAATTAAAATTGGTAGAAACTGATGCTGCTGTTGAAGAGTATTCTATTGCTATGAGAAAAGAAGATACAGAACTTCTTGCTCAAATGAATGATGCTTTAAAAACACTTAAAGAAAACGGCACTTATGATGCTTTAATAAGCAAGTATTTTGGGAAATAA
- a CDS encoding amino acid ABC transporter permease, with the protein MLEYLELLKLIFISNERYIYIIKGLLFSVGTTACSTIIGVILGILVALLQLSEFYPFKNSAKLKDFNPLSKLAFWYVNILRGTPVVVQLMIWANVIFVDSLRDTPILIIAAIAFGINSGAYVAEIIRAGIQSLDKGQMEAARALGMNYSMSMKEIIIPQAIKKILPPLVSEFIALLKETSVVGFIGGVDLLRSANIITSQTYRGVEPLIAVGIIYFILTSVFAMIMKRVEEGLRESD; encoded by the coding sequence ATGCTTGAATATTTAGAACTTCTAAAGTTAATATTCATATCAAATGAGAGATACATCTATATTATAAAAGGATTATTATTTTCTGTAGGAACAACAGCATGCTCTACTATAATAGGTGTTATACTAGGTATATTAGTTGCATTGCTTCAGCTTTCCGAATTTTATCCATTCAAAAACTCTGCAAAGTTAAAAGATTTCAATCCTTTATCAAAATTGGCATTCTGGTATGTAAATATTTTAAGAGGAACTCCTGTTGTAGTCCAGCTTATGATATGGGCTAATGTTATTTTTGTTGATAGTTTAAGAGATACTCCTATACTTATTATAGCTGCAATTGCTTTTGGAATAAACTCTGGTGCTTATGTTGCTGAAATTATAAGAGCAGGCATACAAAGTTTGGATAAAGGACAAATGGAAGCTGCAAGGGCTTTGGGTATGAATTATTCTATGTCTATGAAAGAAATCATAATACCTCAGGCTATCAAAAAAATACTTCCTCCTCTTGTAAGCGAGTTTATAGCATTGCTTAAAGAAACTTCTGTTGTTGGATTTATAGGTGGAGTTGATTTGCTTAGATCTGCAAACATCATCACAAGTCAAACATATAGAGGAGTTGAGCCTTTAATTGCTGTGGGGATAATATATTTTATACTTACTTCTGTATTTGCTATGATTATGAAGAGAGTAGAGGAGGGTTTGAGAGAAAGTGATTAA
- a CDS encoding amino acid ABC transporter ATP-binding protein, whose protein sequence is MIKVRNLHKQFGKLEVLKGIDVDIAKGEIIAVIGPSGSGKSTFLRCLNRLEEPSQGDIIIKGKNIMDKDTDINVIRQELGMVFQHFNLFPHKTVMENITLAPMKVKKISKENAEKKAIELLNKVGLVDKKDVYPSKLSGGQKQRIAIARALAMEPDIMLFDEPTSALDPEMIKEVLDVMIELAREGMTMIIVTHEMGFAKNVATRILFMNDGKILEDEKPNEFFSNPKHDRVREFLYKVLNH, encoded by the coding sequence GTGATTAAGGTAAGAAATTTGCATAAACAATTTGGAAAATTGGAAGTTCTTAAAGGTATAGATGTTGATATTGCAAAAGGAGAAATTATAGCTGTAATAGGACCTTCAGGAAGCGGTAAATCAACGTTTTTAAGATGTTTAAACAGACTTGAAGAACCTTCTCAAGGTGATATTATCATAAAAGGCAAAAATATCATGGATAAAGATACTGATATTAATGTTATAAGGCAGGAACTTGGAATGGTATTTCAGCATTTCAATTTATTTCCTCATAAAACTGTTATGGAAAATATCACTTTAGCCCCTATGAAAGTAAAAAAAATTTCAAAAGAAAATGCTGAGAAAAAGGCTATAGAACTTCTTAATAAAGTAGGGTTGGTAGATAAAAAAGATGTTTATCCAAGCAAACTTTCTGGAGGACAGAAGCAGAGAATAGCTATAGCTAGGGCTTTGGCTATGGAGCCAGATATTATGCTTTTTGATGAGCCTACTTCTGCATTGGATCCTGAAATGATTAAAGAGGTTTTAGATGTTATGATAGAGCTTGCCAGAGAAGGTATGACTATGATAATTGTTACTCATGAAATGGGTTTTGCTAAGAATGTTGCTACTAGAATACTTTTTATGAATGACGGAAAGATACTTGAAGATGAGAAGCCTAATGAGTTCTTCTCTAATCCTAAACATGATAGAGTTAGAGAATTCTTGTATAAAGTATTAAACCATTAA